The Raphanus sativus cultivar WK10039 unplaced genomic scaffold, ASM80110v3 Scaffold1323, whole genome shotgun sequence genome contains a region encoding:
- the LOC130504042 gene encoding oxysterol-binding protein-related protein 1B-like: MEAKVISCTTFGNDKVVKIVVWRHRSVANYKPEENETTVVVADDTCSEKDVEEIEKTCEKLDYVYEGRLHVDYDQTNIGPGLV, from the coding sequence GCACCACTTTTGGAAACGACAAGGTCGTAAAGATTGTTGTTTGGAGGCATCGTTCAGTCGCCAACTACAAACCTGAAGAAAACGAAACTACCGTTGTTGTTGCCGATGATACTTGCTCCGAGAAAGATGTTGAAGAGATTGAGAAGACTTGTGAGAAGCTCGATTATGTTTACGAAGGAAGACTTCACGTAGATTACGATCAGACCAACATTGGACCTGGTTTGGTCTGA